In Sciurus carolinensis chromosome 13, mSciCar1.2, whole genome shotgun sequence, a genomic segment contains:
- the Sowahc gene encoding ankyrin repeat domain-containing protein SOWAHC, with translation MEGPAELGPEAVLCFLAEHGGRVRHAELVEHFRGALGGEPEQRARARARFKELVNAVATVRTDPADGAKYVYLKKRFCSGSAPREAAPPGGLPLIEVTAEPEAPGHPTGSEESGPRPKAEDPKAADPEVPPEQGREPSDGEPPAAALGPPLNGGARRKNSRRGVQALSQMPPPGPSEDLDPPPHGCEEADSSSSLGGPTTPRSARQNFRDLVMGSSPQLKRSVCPGGSSPGSSSAGGRGRGAGDSDSASVASSSAEEESSGGGSVTLDPLEHAWMLSASDGKWDSLEGLLTCEPGLLSKRDFITGFTCLHWAAKHGRQELLAMLVNFANKHQLPVNINARTSAGYTALHLAAMHGHVEVVKLLVGAYDADVDIRDYSGKKASQYLSQSIAEEIKNLVGALDEDDGESAAGSGGGRWRLSKVLPSHLITYKLSHVLEDGGDHHHHHHHHHHLAEGWTGGKAKDSSRKASSSSSGRIKPRLNKIRFRTQIIHTTPTFRDPEQPLEEGEEEEERSLKGHSSSFKLRPKSNVFG, from the coding sequence ATGGAGGGGCCGGCAGAGCTGGGCCCCGAGGCCGTGCTGTGCTTCCTCGCGGAGCATGGGGGCCGAGTCCGGCATGCCGAGCTGGTGGAGCACTTTAGGGGCGCCCTGGGCGGCGAGCCGGAGCAGCGGGCCCGCGCCCGTGCCCGCTTTAAGGAGCTGGTCAACGCGGTGGCCACTGTGCGTACAGATCCCGCCGATGGCGCCAAGTATGTTTACCTCAAGAAGAGGTTCTGCTCCGGATCCGCGCCGCGGGAGGCCGCGCCCCCCGGGGGCCTGCCTCTCATCGAGGTGACCGCCGAGCCAGAGGCCCCAGGTCACCCGACCGGGTCCGAGGAAAGCGGCCCGCGCCCAAAGGCAGAGGACCCCAAGGCGGCGGACCCTGAGGTGCCTCCGGAGCAGGGCCGTGAGCCAAGCGATGGGGAGCCCCCGGCTGCCGCTCTAGGGCCGCCTCTGAACGGCGGGGCTCGGAGGAAGAACTCTAGGCGCGGCGTCCAGGCCCTATCCCAGATGCCTCCTCCGGGGCCCAGCGAGGACCTGGATCCTCCACCCCACGGTTGCGAGGAGGCGGACTCCAGCAGCTCCCTTGGAGGACCCACCACCCCAAGATCTGCCCGCCAGAACTTCCGGGACCTGGTGATGGGCAGCTCCCCGCAACTGAAGAGGAGCGTGTGTCCtgggggcagtagccctggaagcTCCTCCGCGGGAGGTCGCGGCAGAGGCGCGGGCGACTCGGATAGTGCATCGGTGGCTTCATCGTCCGCAGAGGAGGAGAGCAGCGGCGGGGGCTCAGTGACCCTGGACCCTCTGGAGCATGCCTGGATGCTTTCGGCCTCGGATGGCAAGTGGGACAGCCTAGAAGGTCTGCTTACCTGCGAGCCTGGCCTACTGTCCAAGCGAGACTTCATCACCGGCTTCACCTGCCTGCACTGGGCAGCCAAGCATGGCAGGCAAGAGCTCCTGGCCATGCTGGTCAACTTCGCCAACAAACACCAACTGCCAGTGAACATCAACGCCAGGACAAGTGCGGGCTACACCGCCCTACACTTGGCCGCTATGCACGGACACGTGGAGGTGGTGAAGTTACTTGTGGGGGCCTACGACGCAGATGTGGACATCAGGGACTACAGCGGGAAAAAGGCCTCCCAGTACCTGAGTCAGAGCATCGCCGAGGAGATCAAGAACCTGGTGGGAGCCCTGGATGAGGATGATGGGGAGAGCGCTGCCGGTAGCGGGGGTGGACGTTGGAGGCTTTCGAAGGTGCTCCCCTCACACCTTATCACCTATAAACTCTCTCATGTCTTAGAGGATGGGGGggatcatcaccaccaccatcatcaccatcaccacttgGCTGAAGGATGGACTGGAGGCAAAGCAAAGGATTCCAGTCGCAAAGCCTCGAGCAGCTCTAGCGGGCGGATAAAACCCAGACTCAACAAAATCCGCTTCCGAACCCAAATCATCCACACCACACCCACTTTCAGGGACCCAGAGCAGCCactggaggaaggggaggaggaggaggaacgatCTCTTAAAGGCCACTCATCCTCGTTCAAATTGAGACCGAAGTCCAATGTGTttgggtaa